From Halotia branconii CENA392, the proteins below share one genomic window:
- a CDS encoding efflux RND transporter periplasmic adaptor subunit, with amino-acid sequence MVKFQQGVSTTVQYCIANTTILSLIACTACGSLQAQNNPRDSPTPTEIASSSQVVALGKLVPQGDVIKISVVNAQDSRVNQILVQEGDFVQANQVIAILQGQNRVEQQLKQAQANVAIKSAQLRKIQQGDFKQSEIIAQKAAIAELNARLRTETKQRQAAITQAEATMRNAELKYQRYVTLAAAGAIQRAELDDAQEQFEKAKAIIAENRAELENTTSTLAAQLTKETANLKSLQEVRPVDIEIAKAELQQAQIQVEQSKAQLEDTQVRVPVAGQILRINTRVGEQVNTQEGIAELGQTKQMYAIAEVYETDIVKVKLGQPAIITSEYGGFSGELRGKVDQIGLQIGKTRLSQDQNNPTNDVNARVVEVKIRIDSQDSPKVAALTGMQVRVKIKI; translated from the coding sequence ATGGTTAAGTTCCAGCAAGGTGTATCTACTACAGTGCAATATTGCATTGCTAACACAACTATTCTTAGTCTAATTGCTTGTACAGCTTGCGGTTCTCTACAAGCACAAAATAACCCCCGCGACTCTCCTACACCTACTGAAATTGCTAGTTCCTCTCAAGTAGTGGCTTTGGGAAAATTGGTTCCCCAAGGAGACGTAATTAAAATTTCTGTAGTTAACGCTCAAGATAGCCGCGTTAACCAGATTTTAGTGCAAGAAGGTGACTTTGTACAAGCCAATCAAGTCATTGCGATTCTTCAAGGACAAAATAGAGTCGAACAGCAACTCAAACAAGCACAGGCAAATGTTGCCATTAAAAGCGCTCAATTGCGGAAAATTCAACAAGGAGATTTTAAACAAAGTGAAATTATAGCCCAAAAAGCAGCGATCGCTGAATTAAATGCGAGGTTACGCACCGAAACCAAACAAAGACAAGCAGCCATCACTCAAGCCGAAGCAACAATGCGTAACGCCGAGCTAAAATATCAGCGTTATGTAACTTTAGCCGCAGCAGGAGCAATTCAGCGCGCAGAATTAGATGATGCTCAAGAACAATTTGAAAAAGCCAAAGCTATTATTGCTGAAAATCGAGCCGAATTAGAAAATACCACATCGACATTAGCAGCCCAACTTACCAAAGAAACAGCTAACCTCAAAAGCTTACAAGAAGTACGTCCAGTTGATATAGAGATAGCCAAAGCCGAACTCCAACAAGCACAAATCCAAGTAGAACAAAGTAAAGCTCAATTAGAAGATACTCAAGTTCGTGTTCCTGTCGCGGGGCAAATTTTACGCATCAATACTCGCGTAGGTGAACAAGTAAACACTCAAGAGGGAATTGCAGAATTAGGACAAACAAAACAAATGTATGCGATCGCTGAAGTCTACGAAACTGATATCGTCAAAGTGAAGCTAGGACAACCAGCCATTATTACCAGCGAATACGGCGGCTTTAGTGGCGAACTACGAGGAAAAGTCGATCAAATTGGTTTACAAATCGGTAAAACCCGCCTTAGTCAAGACCAAAATAATCCTACTAACGATGTAAATGCGCGGGTAGTAGAAGTAAAAATCCGCATTGATTCTCAAGATAGCCCTAAGGTGGCAGCTTTGACGGGGATGCAGGTAAGAGTGAAGATTAAGATTTGA
- the devC gene encoding ABC transporter permease DevC, translating to MIKLLKHLPLETPLSWAQLSHQKVRLAVATTGVCFANILMFSQMGLLAMLTEGTTKLHESLGGELILVSTFSPSLQFRISFPRAYLYQAASVEGVETVAPVYISRANWVNPKQLSQPNSSKQKTSPRRGFFGNEVRVIAFNPTQSFVLKSPEIQQQLSKLTTPDAVLFDRLSQASLGDIPQLLTQQKDLATLMDNQRTYIVGLFNMGSTMNDKGNVIISDWNYALRNGQDSLNSVRLGVVSLKTGANIKTVQAQLRQRLPADISVFTHEELIQREQQFHASQPEGIILKFGTIVGFVVGVIILYQVLYSDVSDHLSEYATLKAMGYSDRSLLIVVLQEAVILGVMGFIPGFFASVGIYNLLVTLTRIPLVMKASVAIQVFLLTIIMCSVSGAIATTKLRSADPADVF from the coding sequence ATGATCAAACTTCTCAAACATCTCCCTTTAGAAACTCCCTTATCTTGGGCGCAATTATCCCATCAAAAGGTACGTTTAGCTGTGGCAACTACGGGCGTATGCTTCGCTAATATCTTAATGTTTTCCCAGATGGGACTTTTAGCAATGCTGACTGAAGGAACAACTAAACTGCATGAAAGTTTAGGCGGAGAATTAATCTTAGTTTCCACATTTAGCCCTAGTTTACAGTTTAGAATTTCTTTCCCTCGCGCTTATCTTTACCAAGCCGCCTCAGTCGAGGGAGTGGAAACTGTCGCACCAGTTTATATTAGTAGGGCAAATTGGGTGAATCCCAAGCAATTATCTCAACCAAACAGTTCTAAACAAAAAACATCACCTAGACGAGGCTTTTTTGGTAACGAAGTCCGAGTTATTGCTTTTAATCCTACTCAATCTTTCGTGTTGAAATCTCCAGAAATTCAGCAGCAACTTTCTAAATTAACTACACCAGATGCAGTTTTATTTGATCGTCTTTCTCAAGCTTCTTTAGGAGACATTCCCCAATTACTGACTCAGCAAAAAGATTTAGCTACTCTGATGGATAATCAACGCACATATATAGTAGGACTTTTCAACATGGGTAGCACAATGAATGATAAAGGTAATGTAATTATCAGTGATTGGAACTATGCGCTACGAAATGGACAAGATAGCCTCAATTCAGTCCGATTGGGAGTTGTCAGCCTCAAAACAGGCGCAAACATCAAAACAGTCCAAGCACAGTTACGTCAACGTCTCCCTGCCGATATTAGCGTGTTCACCCACGAGGAATTAATTCAACGCGAACAGCAATTTCACGCCTCTCAGCCAGAGGGAATCATCCTCAAATTCGGTACAATTGTCGGCTTTGTAGTCGGGGTAATTATTCTCTATCAAGTTCTGTATTCAGATGTCAGCGATCACTTGTCAGAATATGCCACCCTCAAAGCAATGGGTTATAGCGATCGCTCTCTATTAATAGTAGTTCTACAAGAAGCCGTAATTCTCGGTGTAATGGGATTTATTCCTGGCTTTTTCGCCTCAGTTGGAATTTATAATTTATTGGTAACACTCACACGTATACCCCTAGTGATGAAAGCGAGTGTAGCGATCCAAGTCTTTCTCTTAACTATTATTATGTGTAGCGTTTCCGGTGCGATCGCCACGACAAAACTTCGTTCCGCCGATCCCGCCGACGTATTTTAA
- a CDS encoding S-(hydroxymethyl)glutathione dehydrogenase/class III alcohol dehydrogenase — protein MEVKAAVAYGAGKPLSIETVQLAAPQAGEVLVEIKAAGVCHTDAYTLSGADPEGLFPAILGHEGAGIVVEVGADVTSVKPGDHVIPLYTPECRQCEYCLSLKTNLCQAIRLTQGRGVMPDGTSRFSIGGEMIHHYMGTSTFANYTVLPEIAVAKIRPDAPFEKVCYIGCGVTTGVGAVINTAKVEPGANVVVFGLGGVGLNVIQAARMVGANMIVGVDINPDRQDLAEKFGMTHFVNPQEVEGDLVAYLVDLTKGGADYSFECIGNVNVMRQALECCHKGWGVSVIIGVAGAGQEISTRPFQLVTGRVWKGSAFGGARGRTDVPKIVDWYMEGKINIDDLITHVMPIEQINHAFDLMHRGESIRSVVTF, from the coding sequence GTGGAAGTTAAAGCAGCAGTAGCTTACGGCGCGGGTAAGCCGTTATCTATCGAAACCGTTCAACTAGCAGCACCACAAGCAGGAGAAGTATTGGTTGAAATTAAAGCTGCTGGCGTTTGCCATACCGATGCTTACACTCTTTCTGGTGCAGACCCTGAAGGCTTGTTTCCAGCAATTTTAGGACATGAAGGTGCTGGTATTGTTGTAGAAGTAGGCGCTGATGTAACGAGCGTCAAACCAGGAGATCATGTAATTCCCCTTTATACTCCAGAATGCCGTCAATGCGAATATTGTCTAAGCTTAAAAACTAATCTTTGTCAAGCGATTCGTCTTACCCAAGGACGCGGTGTTATGCCCGATGGTACTAGTCGTTTTAGCATCGGTGGGGAGATGATTCATCATTATATGGGTACATCCACTTTTGCTAACTATACGGTGTTGCCAGAAATTGCCGTAGCTAAAATTCGCCCAGATGCCCCTTTTGAGAAGGTTTGTTACATCGGTTGTGGTGTCACAACAGGCGTTGGTGCAGTGATTAATACAGCGAAAGTAGAACCAGGGGCAAATGTTGTAGTTTTCGGCTTGGGTGGTGTGGGCTTAAATGTCATCCAAGCAGCGCGGATGGTGGGAGCTAATATGATTGTCGGGGTAGATATTAATCCCGATAGACAGGATTTGGCAGAAAAGTTTGGTATGACGCACTTTGTTAATCCTCAAGAAGTAGAGGGTGATTTAGTTGCTTACCTAGTTGATTTAACGAAAGGTGGTGCTGATTACAGTTTTGAATGTATCGGCAATGTCAATGTGATGCGTCAAGCCTTAGAATGCTGTCATAAAGGTTGGGGCGTGAGCGTCATTATTGGTGTGGCTGGTGCTGGGCAAGAAATTAGTACTCGTCCCTTTCAATTAGTCACTGGCCGCGTTTGGAAAGGTTCGGCCTTTGGTGGGGCTAGGGGGCGTACAGATGTACCAAAAATTGTTGATTGGTATATGGAAGGAAAGATCAATATCGATGATTTGATTACCCATGTTATGCCGATTGAGCAGATTAATCATGCTTTTGATTTAATGCACAGAGGCGAATCAATCCGCAGTGTAGTGACATTTTAA
- a CDS encoding valine--pyruvate transaminase has protein sequence MNPALTQIGTQMSNLTGVRAIMKDINETLRAGAGQELNNLSAGNPLILPEVEQLWRDCTAELLASSEYGEVVCRYGSSQGYTPLIEAIANDFNKRYGLNLSDRNILITPGSQSLYFYAANSFGGYTNSGELKQIVLPLSPDYTGYGGVCLVPEALIAYKPTLDIDETAHRFKYRPDFNQLSISENTGCVIFSRPCNPTGNVLSDDEVKKIAALAAPYDVPVLVDSAYAPPFPALNFTEMTPVFGNNTLHCMSLSKVGLPGERIGIAIGDEKMIQVLESFQTNLCIHPSRYGQAIAALAINSGALPIMAEQVIRPFYQNKFAVLENTLETAMSKDLPWFLHRGEGAIFAWLWLQDLPITDWEFYQQLKQVGVIVVPGSTFFPGLREEWQHKHQCLRISLTGSDEEIVTGMQRLAKVAEEVYQKSYKVA, from the coding sequence ATGAACCCTGCCCTAACTCAAATTGGCACACAAATGTCTAACTTGACTGGTGTGCGAGCGATTATGAAAGATATTAACGAAACACTAAGAGCTGGTGCAGGGCAGGAGTTGAATAATTTAAGTGCCGGCAACCCGTTGATTTTGCCAGAGGTAGAGCAGTTATGGCGAGATTGTACAGCGGAACTACTAGCGAGTTCGGAGTATGGTGAAGTTGTTTGTCGGTATGGTTCCAGTCAAGGCTATACACCATTAATTGAAGCGATCGCTAACGATTTTAACAAACGCTATGGGTTAAACTTAAGCGATCGCAATATCCTCATTACCCCAGGTAGCCAAAGCCTTTATTTTTATGCTGCTAATAGCTTTGGTGGCTATACCAATAGCGGCGAACTCAAACAAATTGTTTTACCCTTAAGTCCCGATTATACAGGTTACGGTGGCGTTTGCTTGGTTCCAGAAGCTTTAATTGCTTACAAACCAACTCTAGATATTGATGAAACTGCCCACAGATTTAAATATCGCCCAGACTTCAACCAATTGTCGATTTCAGAAAATACGGGTTGTGTTATCTTCTCTCGTCCCTGTAATCCCACTGGTAATGTTCTCAGCGACGATGAAGTGAAAAAAATTGCTGCCTTAGCCGCACCTTACGATGTACCTGTATTAGTTGACTCGGCTTATGCGCCTCCTTTCCCAGCATTGAATTTTACAGAAATGACACCAGTGTTTGGCAATAATACTTTGCATTGCATGAGTTTATCAAAGGTGGGATTACCAGGAGAACGCATTGGCATTGCCATCGGTGATGAAAAGATGATTCAAGTGCTAGAGTCCTTTCAGACAAATTTATGCATTCATCCATCACGTTATGGACAAGCAATTGCAGCTTTGGCAATTAACTCTGGTGCTTTGCCTATAATGGCAGAACAAGTTATCCGTCCCTTTTACCAAAATAAATTTGCTGTTCTAGAAAATACTTTAGAAACAGCGATGTCTAAGGATTTACCTTGGTTCCTCCATCGCGGCGAAGGAGCAATCTTTGCTTGGTTGTGGCTACAAGATTTACCTATTACTGATTGGGAATTTTATCAGCAACTCAAACAAGTTGGTGTAATTGTTGTACCCGGTAGTACCTTCTTCCCTGGTTTACGTGAAGAATGGCAGCATAAACACCAATGTTTACGCATCAGTCTGACTGGTAGTGATGAAGAAATTGTTACTGGAATGCAACGTTTAGCAAAAGTAGCAGAAGAAGTGTATCAAAAGTCTTATAAAGTGGCGTGA
- a CDS encoding D-alanine--D-alanine ligase family protein, producing the protein MSKLRVGLLFGGRSGEHEVSISSARAIALALSTQQNANKYEILPFYIQKDGCWLAGEIPQKVLESGIPYLETQHQLDSNSKTQALLKRWQSPLQVAEVDVWFPVLHGPNGEDGTIQGLLTLMQVPFVGSGVLGSALGMDKIAMKMAFAQAGLPQVKYKGLTRAQVWSNPCVFPKLCDEIEATLGYPCFVKPANLGSSVGIAKVRSRQELENALDNAAGYDRRLIVEAGVVAREVECAVLGNDQTQASVVGEISFNSDFYDYETKYTQGKADLLIPAQLPDAISRQIQEMALQAFAAVDAAGLARVDFFYVEATGEILINEINTLPGFTATSMYPQLWADSGISFSELVDRLIQLAMERHSVGELKQ; encoded by the coding sequence ATGTCTAAGTTGCGGGTGGGATTGTTGTTTGGTGGTCGTTCTGGAGAGCATGAAGTTTCGATAAGCTCAGCACGAGCGATCGCCCTGGCTTTAAGTACCCAGCAAAATGCTAATAAGTACGAAATCTTGCCTTTTTACATCCAAAAAGATGGATGTTGGTTAGCAGGAGAAATACCCCAAAAAGTTTTAGAGTCTGGTATCCCTTATTTGGAAACACAACATCAATTGGACTCTAACTCCAAAACCCAAGCTTTATTGAAGCGTTGGCAATCGCCTTTGCAAGTTGCAGAAGTTGATGTTTGGTTTCCTGTTCTGCACGGTCCCAATGGTGAAGATGGAACAATTCAGGGTTTACTTACCTTAATGCAAGTTCCTTTTGTCGGTTCTGGGGTTTTAGGTTCGGCATTGGGTATGGATAAGATTGCCATGAAAATGGCTTTTGCCCAAGCGGGATTGCCACAGGTGAAATACAAGGGTTTAACTAGAGCGCAAGTGTGGTCAAATCCTTGTGTATTTCCTAAGTTGTGTGATGAAATTGAGGCAACATTAGGTTATCCTTGTTTTGTCAAACCGGCTAATCTAGGTTCATCTGTAGGCATTGCCAAAGTGCGATCAAGACAAGAATTAGAAAATGCCTTAGATAATGCTGCTGGTTATGATAGACGATTAATCGTAGAAGCAGGAGTAGTTGCCAGAGAAGTAGAGTGTGCGGTTTTAGGTAACGATCAAACTCAAGCCTCTGTCGTTGGTGAGATTTCTTTTAATAGTGATTTTTATGATTATGAAACTAAATATACTCAAGGTAAAGCAGATTTACTGATTCCTGCACAATTACCGGATGCTATCAGTCGTCAAATTCAGGAGATGGCATTACAAGCATTTGCAGCTGTTGACGCTGCGGGGTTGGCAAGAGTAGATTTTTTCTACGTGGAAGCTACAGGGGAAATATTGATTAACGAAATCAACACTTTACCTGGTTTTACGGCTACCAGTATGTATCCCCAACTTTGGGCTGATAGTGGAATATCTTTTTCAGAATTAGTAGACCGCTTAATTCAACTAGCTATGGAAAGACATTCTGTTGGCGAACTAAAGCAGTAG
- a CDS encoding Uma2 family endonuclease has translation MNQPTSEKLRWNTADLELFPDNGNRYEIIDGELFVTRAPHWKHQKTCVRISTVLDNWSQTTELGEVVTAPGIIFGDNDNVIPDVVWISNERLALLLDEAGHLTAAPELVIEVLSLGSENEKRDRELKLKLYSSRGVKEYWIVDWRKQQVEVYRREQTILKLVATLFKDDQLSSPILPEFNCAIAPLFT, from the coding sequence ATGAACCAGCCGACAAGTGAGAAACTGCGCTGGAATACTGCCGATTTGGAATTGTTTCCAGATAACGGGAACCGCTATGAAATTATTGACGGGGAATTGTTTGTGACTAGAGCGCCTCACTGGAAGCATCAAAAAACTTGCGTCAGAATTAGTACTGTTTTAGATAATTGGTCACAAACCACTGAGTTGGGAGAAGTTGTAACTGCTCCTGGCATTATTTTTGGCGATAATGACAATGTTATACCCGATGTTGTCTGGATTAGTAATGAAAGGCTAGCCCTATTATTAGACGAGGCTGGACATTTAACTGCTGCACCGGAATTAGTGATAGAGGTGCTATCTCTCGGTAGTGAAAATGAAAAACGGGATAGGGAATTAAAACTTAAGCTTTATTCATCACGGGGTGTCAAGGAATATTGGATTGTAGACTGGCGCAAGCAACAGGTGGAAGTTTACCGACGCGAACAAACTATTTTAAAGTTGGTTGCCACCTTGTTCAAGGATGATCAATTGAGTTCACCTATACTACCTGAATTTAATTGTGCGATCGCACCTTTATTCACATAA
- a CDS encoding glycosyltransferase has protein sequence MTIKTSLQQLQKLLPSAWLEKIQYIHSNLLFRLILVGGSKTLAFSQKSADVAVASASGQYEALLTRYGVKHFQLNQSREPLNIIKAAWRYREILQAFQPDIVHAHMMTDAEIITKLG, from the coding sequence ATGACCATCAAAACGTCTCTACAACAACTCCAAAAATTATTGCCCAGTGCTTGGTTAGAGAAAATTCAATATATTCATTCCAACTTATTATTTAGGTTAATTTTAGTTGGTGGAAGTAAGACATTAGCATTTAGCCAGAAATCAGCAGATGTTGCTGTTGCCTCTGCTAGCGGACAATACGAAGCATTATTAACGCGTTATGGTGTAAAACATTTTCAACTAAATCAGTCAAGAGAACCGCTAAATATTATCAAAGCTGCTTGGCGTTATAGAGAAATTTTGCAAGCGTTTCAGCCTGATATTGTTCATGCACACATGATGACAGATGCGGAAATTATCACTAAATTAGGCTAA
- the rimM gene encoding ribosome maturation factor RimM (Essential for efficient processing of 16S rRNA), translated as MTNLDDWLEIGKIVAPQGLSGEVRVYPQSDFPERFEVPGKRWLLRPGESEPQPIELLSGRYINGKNLYVLKLAGVENCNQAEELRGCKLMVSASDRPKLDEGEYHVIDLLGLSVFMQESGELVGTVVDIIPAGNDLLEVKLHESFAHDKKQKTVLIPFVMAIAPVVDLQASRIEITPPPGLLEL; from the coding sequence ATGACTAATCTAGATGATTGGCTAGAAATTGGTAAAATCGTTGCACCTCAAGGGTTATCTGGAGAAGTGCGGGTTTATCCCCAATCAGACTTTCCCGAACGATTTGAAGTGCCGGGAAAGCGCTGGCTATTGCGTCCTGGCGAGAGTGAACCGCAACCCATCGAATTATTGTCAGGACGTTATATTAATGGCAAAAATTTGTATGTCCTTAAATTAGCTGGAGTGGAAAATTGTAACCAAGCCGAAGAATTGCGCGGTTGTAAGTTAATGGTATCAGCAAGCGATCGCCCCAAATTAGATGAAGGTGAATATCACGTTATAGATTTGTTGGGTTTGTCAGTCTTTATGCAAGAATCTGGGGAACTTGTCGGTACAGTTGTAGATATTATCCCCGCTGGTAATGATTTATTAGAAGTAAAGCTGCATGAATCATTTGCTCATGATAAAAAACAAAAGACTGTTCTGATTCCTTTTGTCATGGCGATCGCACCTGTGGTAGACTTACAAGCTAGTCGTATTGAAATTACACCACCACCAGGGTTATTAGAACTTTAA
- a CDS encoding serine/threonine protein kinase produces MELDMCNQREIPLSYHLDFSERGYKVIRELGHNQEGGRITYLANVQKSHQQVVIKKFSIANTGTDWSGLKAYEREIKILQTINHPRIPRYVDSFETSTGFYLVQEYKNAPSLGVRRNFNPEEIKQIALSILEILVYLQQQVDPIIHRDIKPENILVDENLNAYLVDFGLTQTQKTTMTFSSLAAGTPGFMPPEEYLGYSLTQASDLYSLGITLICLLTSTNSVDVGKLVDQRNRFNLQKLVPQLHPCFQSWLIKMIERKWNHRYANAAVALAALKPIQVTGNATIRETLIAAIALRKRTTILGLAIVGMFAVAATTLILSQQGGTAQQLQEISQKPYI; encoded by the coding sequence ATGGAGCTTGATATGTGTAATCAAAGGGAAATACCCTTAAGTTACCATTTAGATTTTTCTGAACGAGGGTATAAAGTTATTCGAGAACTAGGACATAATCAGGAAGGGGGACGCATTACTTACTTAGCTAATGTCCAAAAATCTCATCAACAGGTAGTAATCAAAAAATTTAGTATTGCCAATACAGGAACTGACTGGTCTGGTTTGAAAGCTTATGAACGCGAAATTAAAATCCTGCAAACCATTAATCATCCCCGCATCCCTCGTTATGTAGATTCTTTTGAAACTTCAACGGGTTTTTATTTAGTGCAGGAGTATAAAAACGCTCCATCTTTAGGAGTACGTCGCAACTTTAATCCAGAAGAAATCAAGCAAATAGCGCTGTCAATTTTAGAAATTTTGGTTTATCTACAACAGCAAGTTGACCCAATTATCCATCGGGATATTAAACCAGAGAATATTTTAGTTGACGAAAATTTGAATGCTTACTTAGTTGATTTTGGTTTGACTCAGACACAAAAAACGACAATGACTTTTAGTAGTTTGGCAGCGGGAACCCCAGGTTTTATGCCGCCAGAGGAATATCTTGGTTATTCTCTCACCCAGGCTTCAGATTTGTATAGTTTGGGGATAACACTGATTTGTTTACTTACTAGTACCAACTCTGTCGATGTTGGTAAGTTAGTTGATCAGCGCAACCGCTTTAATTTACAGAAATTAGTTCCCCAACTTCATCCGTGTTTCCAGTCGTGGTTAATAAAAATGATAGAGCGTAAGTGGAACCATCGTTATGCCAATGCGGCTGTTGCTTTGGCAGCACTTAAGCCGATTCAGGTAACTGGTAACGCCACGATTAGAGAAACTTTAATTGCTGCGATCGCCTTGAGAAAACGAACTACTATACTGGGGTTAGCCATTGTAGGGATGTTTGCAGTAGCCGCAACAACTTTGATACTTTCTCAGCAAGGTGGTACAGCCCAGCAGCTACAGGAAATCAGTCAAAAACCCTACATCTAA
- a CDS encoding alpha/beta fold hydrolase, whose amino-acid sequence MTGITQQLPASTLEKLFWTWQGYKIQYTVMGTGKPLVLVHGFGASIGHWRKNIPVLANAGYQVFAVDLLGFGGSDKAPIDYSVEVWVELLKDFCSTHILEPAVFIGNSIGALLSLMIVAEHPEIAAGGVLINSAGGLSHRPHELNPPLRVVMAAFNKVVRSPITGKFVFNRIRQKAQIRRTLYQVYRDRAAVTDELVDLLYTPSCDPGAQQVFASILTAPPGPTPGELLPKVERPLLVIWGADDPWTPITGAKIYEEACKNGKEIKIVPIPNAGHCPHDEVPDVVNAQIVDWLTKNVATTTIKPL is encoded by the coding sequence ATGACTGGAATCACACAGCAGTTACCTGCAAGTACCTTAGAAAAACTTTTTTGGACTTGGCAAGGTTACAAAATTCAATACACCGTCATGGGTACAGGAAAACCTCTGGTATTAGTTCACGGCTTTGGTGCTTCCATTGGTCACTGGCGCAAAAATATTCCTGTTTTGGCAAATGCTGGCTATCAAGTTTTTGCTGTTGATCTTTTAGGTTTCGGTGGTTCCGACAAAGCGCCAATTGATTACAGCGTGGAAGTGTGGGTAGAACTTTTGAAAGATTTTTGCTCAACTCACATTCTAGAACCTGCTGTATTTATCGGCAATTCCATCGGCGCACTGTTGAGTTTAATGATAGTGGCAGAACATCCAGAAATTGCAGCGGGTGGTGTTTTAATTAATTCTGCGGGGGGATTAAGCCATCGTCCTCACGAATTGAATCCACCGCTACGGGTGGTGATGGCAGCTTTTAACAAAGTTGTGCGATCGCCTATTACAGGTAAATTTGTTTTTAACCGTATCCGCCAAAAAGCCCAAATTCGCCGTACCCTGTATCAAGTTTACCGCGATCGCGCAGCTGTCACAGATGAATTAGTTGATTTACTTTACACTCCTTCTTGCGATCCCGGAGCGCAGCAAGTTTTCGCATCTATACTGACAGCACCTCCTGGCCCGACCCCAGGGGAACTATTGCCGAAAGTCGAACGTCCTTTATTAGTAATTTGGGGTGCTGACGATCCCTGGACACCAATTACTGGGGCTAAGATTTACGAGGAGGCTTGTAAGAATGGCAAAGAAATCAAAATTGTTCCCATTCCTAACGCTGGTCATTGTCCCCACGATGAGGTTCCAGATGTTGTCAATGCCCAGATTGTTGATTGGTTAACCAAAAATGTAGCTACGACGACTATAAAGCCATTGTGA
- a CDS encoding DevA family ABC transporter ATP-binding protein, with translation MTFSPTVTVTNLNHSFGQGTLQKPVLTDIDLVIYPGEIVILTGPSGSGKTTLLSLIGGLRSVQKGSLKIFNQELKGCTKKQLIQIRNQIGFIFQHHNLLKCLTAYGNVRMSLKLHPEISKYEYRQKAVAILDAVGLGDHVDYYPEKLSGGQKQRVAIARALVAQPKLVLADEPTSSLDSKTGRDVVDIIQRLAQEEGCSVLLVTHDARILDIADRIIQMEDGRLQDDN, from the coding sequence ATGACTTTCTCACCCACTGTGACTGTCACTAACCTCAACCATAGTTTTGGACAAGGGACATTACAAAAACCTGTATTAACTGATATAGATTTAGTAATTTACCCAGGGGAAATTGTAATTTTAACAGGCCCTTCCGGTAGCGGTAAGACAACTTTACTTTCCCTAATCGGAGGCTTGCGTTCAGTACAAAAAGGAAGTTTAAAAATATTTAATCAAGAACTTAAAGGTTGTACAAAAAAGCAGTTAATACAAATTAGAAATCAAATCGGCTTTATCTTCCAACATCACAATTTGCTCAAGTGCTTAACGGCTTATGGTAATGTGCGGATGTCCTTGAAGTTGCATCCAGAAATCTCTAAATATGAATATCGCCAAAAAGCTGTAGCTATTTTAGACGCTGTAGGATTAGGCGATCACGTAGATTATTACCCAGAAAAATTATCAGGAGGACAAAAACAAAGAGTTGCGATCGCGCGGGCTTTAGTTGCTCAACCCAAATTAGTCTTAGCAGATGAACCCACCTCATCGTTAGATAGTAAAACTGGACGGGATGTGGTTGATATTATTCAGCGTCTTGCTCAAGAAGAAGGTTGTTCTGTTTTACTTGTAACGCATGATGCGCGGATTTTAGATATAGCAGATCGTATCATTCAAATGGAAGATGGACGATTGCAGGATGATAATTAA
- a CDS encoding GNAT family N-acetyltransferase produces the protein MEIWKYQISDTTAIMKLFYDTIHEINIRDYTKEQVDAWAPANMNTEAWINSLKSKFTYVAEEGEHIVGFGELEANGHIDRFYCHKNFQGKGVGTKILEAIELKARCLGIKKLFTEASITAKPFFLSKKFIVIKEQKVERRGQILINFVMEKTF, from the coding sequence ATGGAAATCTGGAAATACCAGATAAGTGATACCACAGCAATTATGAAGTTGTTTTATGATACTATTCATGAGATAAATATTCGTGACTATACAAAAGAACAAGTTGATGCTTGGGCTCCAGCTAATATGAATACTGAGGCTTGGATTAACAGCTTAAAAAGCAAATTTACTTATGTGGCAGAAGAAGGTGAGCATATTGTTGGTTTTGGTGAACTAGAGGCTAATGGTCATATTGATCGCTTCTATTGTCATAAAAATTTTCAAGGAAAAGGTGTAGGTACAAAAATTCTGGAAGCTATTGAATTAAAAGCAAGATGTTTAGGAATTAAAAAACTCTTTACAGAAGCAAGTATTACAGCAAAGCCATTTTTTCTAAGTAAAAAATTTATTGTAATTAAAGAACAAAAAGTAGAACGCAGAGGTCAAATATTGATCAACTTCGTTATGGAAAAAACTTTTTAG